The Marinomonas sp. CT5 genome contains the following window.
TCCTCGTATTATCTTATGCATAGAAAATCTGTTTCATTAACACCTGTTGCAGAAAAATTAGCCGATTTATTTATAAAACAAGCTCAACCTATATTTAAAAATACATCTCTATTAGAATCATCAACAAATCAAAATGCAGATTACCTTATTATATAAATGCCTTACCTTGCTGATAATACATTGCTCTCTCTTCTTTCGGCACCATATCACCGCCCGTTGCCCAGATGATGTGTGTCGCTTGAGACATTTTGTCCTCAAGTTGATGAGTCGTCTGGTAGTCGCGCCCTTCACTTAGAATACGTAATACACCACTGAAACCCGCAGCAGCAGAGGGTTCTACGGGAATATTTTCACTGTCCACCAGCATGGCTAAGTGACGATACATGGTGCTATCCGAGACGGTATAAACACCGCTAAGTAAAGAATCCATCATAGGCCCAACAAAAGCCGAAGGCCGCCCTACCGCTAAACCATCGGCACAGGTTAGATTATCGATGCCTAATTCTTGTACTGAAATGGCATTATGCAAGCCGGTTTCCATGCCCAACAACATGCACGGAGAATGGGTCGGTTCGGCAAAGAAACAATGCACATGATCACCAAACACCTGTTTTAATCCAAAGGTAATGCCCCCAGGAGCACCACCAACACCACAAGGCAAATAAACAAACAAAGGGTGCTCTGAATCGACAAGAATGCCCTGTTCAACTAGCTGCTTTTGCAAGCGTAAGGCTGCCACACTGTAGCCTAAGAACAAAGAAGTAGAATCTTCATCATCAATAAAATACGCCGTGTCTTTTTGTTGCGCTTCTTGTCTCCCTTGCTCCACGGCAACCCCATAGTCGGCACTGTGTTCAACGACATTCACGCCCTTGCTTTTCAATAAGGCTTTTTTCCATTCTCGGGCATCCGACGACATATGAACCGTCACATCAAACCCCAATTTAGCGCTCATAATACCTATGCTTAAGCCTAAGTTGCCGGTCGACCCCACCACAATTTGATGCTTTGAATACAAATCTCTAAAAGAGGTCGAATCCAATATTCGATAATCATCGCTGGTTTGCAATAAGCCATTGGCCAACGCCAAACGCTCCGCATGTAACAGCACTTCGTAAATCCCGCCACGGGCTTTAATAGAGCCCGCTATTGGCAGTTGGTTATCGCATTTCAACAATAAACGACCTGATAAGCGGCCCTCTGCTTCTTCTAGCAAAGCTTGCTGCATCACAGGAATGGCTTTCAATTCAGATTCAATAATCCCATTAGTCGCTGCGGTTTCGGGAAAGACTTGAGCAAGATAAGGCGCGAAACGTGTGAGTCGATCCGAAGCCTCCAATATGTCTGACATCTGCAAGGACAAAGTTGTTTGCACATCATCAAAGCCAACTTTTTTGGGATTGAACCAAGTCAACTCCTGAAGGGCCACAAGCGACGGCACCACAGGACTAGAAATATAATTTGTCACTTACCTACTCCATAAAAAACGCGAATACATTAGAAGCCCATAAAACCATCCGCATTCTTCAATGCAGGCAAACCAGACAACATAGCAATATCAACTCTTGGTCTTGCTAAATCTGGTGTTTTCTCTAACAAGGTCTCTAAGGACTTAGCAAACGCCAAGGTGGATAAATCATCCCCTCGTCGGCCAATAATCTGCAAACCAAACGGCATGTTATTTTTATCTCGCCCTACCGGCAGAGTAACAGACGGATGTCCCGTTAAGGTCGAAGCATAAGCCATAGAAAGCCAGTGATAGTAACTTTGCGTGGGCTGGCCATCAATCTGCTCGGGATAAAGCTCATGCCAATCTCGCGGACTAATGGTGGTGGTTGGGGCCAGAATAAAATCGTACTCCTCAAAAAACACCTGCCATGCACGATACATAACGGTTTGTTTGTTCAGCGCACTCACCACATCCAATGCACTGTATGACTCGCCTTCTTCAATATTCATTAAAATATTGGGGCCCATTTGATCAGGGTATTGATGAGACAAATCACGATGATGTCCGGAGAAATTCAGCGCTCGTAGCACAGCGAAAATATGATCAGCATGATCACAGTTTGGGTGAGCTTTATCGCATTGAGCGAATACAGAAGCAAACTTATCGATTTTTTCTTGGAAGGATTCTTTAATGAGCTTTTCCGTCATAGCAAAGCCAAAGTCATGGGTCACGGCCACTTTCGCGCTACTCAGGTCGAAGTCCGGTAGGTGACGATACGCATCGGCATTGTGTTGTCCACAACCTTCCACCACCGACACCCAAGGATCACGACGATCAGGACGAATCATTTGTGACAACATCAAGCCAATGTCCTCCACACTGCGTGCCATTGGTCCATTGGTTGGCAGAGGAATTAAGCCAATTGGACGGCTATGACCAGGCACAACACCCGGTGACGGACGAAAGCCCACCACGCCACAAAAAGCCGCAGGATTACGCAAACTGCCTCCCGTATCAGACCCAGTTGCGAGAGGCGTCATCCCACAAGCTAACGCCACAGCCGAACCACCTGACGAGCCTGCGGCTGAGCGGGTCACATCAAAAGGATTGACGGTGGCACCATACACGGCATTACGTGTATTACCACCCGCACTCCATTCAGGGTTATTGGCTTTGCCCAAGGGTAAAGCACCGGCTAGGCGCAATTGAGCCACCATTGGGTCATCTGATGTGGCCATATTGTCTTTGTAAATGGTACTGCCAAAGGTGGTCGGAAACCCTTTTAGATCGACCATGTCTTTTACGCTCAACGGCAGTCCATGCAGAACCCCCAAAGGCTCACCTTTATCAATGACTCTCTGAGCCAGTTTGGCTTGCGCCATTAAACTATCAGGGTCGCATGCAACAATGGCATTAACCGCATGATTCACAGCCTGCATGCGGGAAATGCAGCTCTGCGTTAACTCCATAACAGATAATGACTTTGTGCCCATCAAGCGACGCGCTTCTGCTGCATTTAAATCACACGCTTCCATCCCTACCTTCCTCGTAAACGGTTTAAAGTGTTACCCATAAGGAAAGATGTTAAGCGGCTATAAAGCATCTAAAAAGCGACATAATTCGAAAGAACCCATGCTTTTTAGGCAAGGCATTAAAAACTTACACTAATACCAACTTGTCGACTTCAAGCTTAAGTTTTTAGCGTGGCATAAGGCGATGTCATTTCCCGATGTTGAAAGGATAAGATCAGTGGGTTTTTGATCACACCTTCATCGATGTTTATTGCACGGCGGATGGTTTCGTTTTGCTGCCAATGCTCTCGACCTTCTAAGACGTTTTCTAAGTAGACAATCAAGGCGGCAGAAATCGAGCGTGTGGCGCTTTCCCACAAATAGCTTGGTGTATGATCGACCGCGTAATAGTCGATAGTGTTGTACTGAAACATTGGCTCTTGGAAGCTGGTCGGTTTGGCAAAGAAAAAACCCATACCTTCGTCACAGCTCACATCGATAATCAAACAATTTGGCTTCAACGACTCGGCTTCGGATTCGATAATAAAGTTAGTCGGATGGTCTGTTTCTTGGAAAGTCCCGTTTACTATGATATCCGTTTCTCCGATCAATTCCGTCAAAGGACGAGTCGTTCCGTCGTGCTCAACCACTACCATACGCGCTTCGCCCTTTTGACCTTCGCGAATTTTCACGTAATGGCAATCGAGAACTTCTTCACGGACTTCATGATCTGGTCGCTGAATACAAATGGTAATATCACGAAACCCGTGGGCTTTAAGTGCGTATATCGCACCGCGACTCACAGCACCAAAGCTAAAAATGATGACCTTACGTTGGTTGCCATAATGCCCATCAATGCCTTTTAGCTGCAAAGCATGAATCACCGCGCAGTAGCCAGCCATCTCGTTATTTTTATAAAATGTATGGCGGCCAACTTGTCCCGTTGGCGACCAAACAAACATGTCTTCAAAAGCAATCAAGGTAAGTTTTCGATCCAACGCGGCTTGGGTAATCTCACGCTGCTGAACACAATGAACGTAGCCCCACAAAATGCCACCTTCGCGCAATTCTTCTAAATCGGCCAATACTGGTTTCGCAATAATCACTGCGCCAATGTCAGCAAGAATTTCATGTCGTGTAGCAATACCGCCTGTTTGTGCCGCGATCTCGTCATCTGAAATATTAAACGCGGTACCGTAGCCTTCTTCAAAGATTAAACAATGACGAAGATACTCAGGAATACGCCCTAAATGCTCTGGATGAATGGGATAACGACGCTCATCTGTTTTTCTAGACGTACCGATTACGCCAAAAGTTAATTGACTCATACTGTTTCCTTTAAAAAAATAAAACGTGTTTGAGTTCATAAACGCGTGATCAAAACGCTGACAAACTGATGTTAATGCTTAGAATGAAATGGTTATGTCATCTATTGATGGATAAAAGATATGAAGTGATCTGAAATACATTCTTAGTGGTAAACGCTAGTCGATCATGACGGGTATGGATCAATGCGGAGACAAACCATGGTAACACCAAAGCCAGTCAATTAGTGGTTAATCCTAATATTAGCAATAATAAAGGTGCCACCTTGTTGCGTCTTAGGCAGCAAACAAAGGTATATTGATGATTCCCTATACTCCTGCTCCTGCTCCTGCTCCTGCTGACAAGAACTGACATTAATGGCATATAAGATTAAGTGGTCACTTATTATTTAGGAAACGTAACCATGGCAGAGCCCTTTAAAAACCTATTTAACGTCAATGTGATTACCTCAATGGCAGAACATTTTAAGCGTCATTGGCAAGAATTTAATATGCAGAGTTTTATTGATACGGCAAGCCACCAGCTTGATACATTAGAATTGAAAGCACGCTCTCAACAAATCACCGCTGCGATGAGCCAATATTTACCAAGGGATTTCGAACAGGCGGGGCACATTCTCCTCAACTCGTTAGCCCCTGAATCCGACGAAGAGCAAACGCTCGATGATGGTATAGCTGGTTGGGCGATCATGCCCATGACAGACTATGTGGCCATTCGAGGTCTTGCTCACCATGACTTTTCTATGACGTTATTAAACGCCATGACGCGACGATTTACCGCTGAATTTAGCATCCGTTTTTTCTTATTGGATTCCCCTGATGAAACCTTGAAGATACTTAAGAGCTGGCTCAAGGACGACAATAAACATGTTCGACGTTTAATCTCCGAAGGGACTCGACCTAGATTGCCCTGGGCTATGCAGTTACCAAGTTTCATCCAGAACCCAGCACCCGTGATTGAATTGCTTGAAGACCTAAAAGACGACCCAGAAGAATATGTACGTCGTTCTGTGGCGAACAATCTCAATGACATTGCTAAAGATCATCCAGAGCTTGTGGCCGATATCGCAAAAACCTGGATGCAAGATGCCGACGCAAACCGTCAAAAACTCATTCGCCATGCTTGCCGAACCTTGTTAAAACAAGGCAACCGTAAGGTGCTTGAAGTATTTGGTTATGCCCCACCGCAGCTGAGCAATATTAAACTGGAGATACAAGACAAGCAGGTAAGGCTAAATAGCCACCTTGAATTCTCCTTGCTGATTGAATCCACCAGCAAACATAATCAATCATTAATGATTGATTATGTTATCCATCACCAAAAGAAAAATGGCAAAACAGCCCCCAAGGTATTTAAGTGGAAAAAAGTCGTTTTACCAGCAGGAAAGAACCTCTCAATGAGTAAACAACACCTCTTTAAGCCCGTCACCACTAGAGTGTATTACGATGGTCTACATGAAGTGGAGATTCTCATCAATGGTCAGTTCATTGCCAAAGACAGCTTCTGTTTATCCACACTTTCTTCAGAAAAATAGATCCATTTAGCAATTTTTATCCCGAAACGACGGTGTTTCTACCTGTGCCTTTGGCTTTGTACAAGAGTACATCGGCGCGTTTGACTATAAGCTTTTGATCATCTGCATCTCGATACTCTGTCACTCCTAAGCTGATGGTAAAATGCGGCACATTATCTTTGTAAAAAGAGTCAATTTTTGCTCGCAGTTCTTCGGCGAGAACCGTTGCATCAGCAAGATGGGTATTTCTAAGCAGGACAGCAAATTCTTCACCTCCGATGCGGAATAAGACATCTGTCTCACGCAGACGCTGGCGGAGAATTTTTACTAACAACTTAAGTACATTATCGCCTATATCATGACCGTAAGAGTCATTAATCTTTTTAAAGTGGTCTACATCCAATAGAATCAAACTAAAATGATGTCCACGCTTAGCAAGCGCCAGTTCATCTTTAATTTGTTCATCCCATTTGTGTCGATTATAAGCTCCTGTCAGTTTATCCCGCGTCGCTAATTCTATTAATTGGGTTTCCACTTCATCACGGTTTTCCCTTTCCATAGAAAATCGCCCCATTAGGAGTTTTAAGTCTTTTTCAAGCTCGTCCAATTCATCCAGCCCTCTATGGCGTGTTGTCACTTTGCCACCATCAAGAGAAATCGATCGATGCAGAGTTTCTATTTGACCACGCAGCGAGCCTACTTTTCGACGAAAGGTCAAGATCGTATAAAGCGTTAAATAACCGCCAATGGCAAAAGCGGAAACACCCAATAAAGCGTTAATAATCATAAAATTACGCTCTTGCTTTTCAACTGTCGCAGCGACTTGTTGCGTCAACTGATCGATATCAGCAAGAAAATGATCTGTTTGGGTGTCTAATAGAATGTCTTGCTTTTCCAGTGCTCCCCAGTTGCTTTGAAAGCTTTCACGCCCTTGTTTTATTAGGTGTGAAAATAATTTTTCAAAACTCAAACGGTGACTGTGAAGGGTATTTACCTTTTGAATTAATGACTGATGATCACTCTGTTTTATACGAACACTGCCATACTGCATACCGTTGTGAAGTATGCTGATGGCCTTATCAAGCCCAACAGCAAGTTCTTGGCTAAAGTTATTAAAGCCTTCCACACTTTTTGTTCGCAGCGATTCATTATCAAAAAAAGCTTGGCCTTGCTGGCGTATTGTTTCCACCAGAATATGCTGTTTAAGCTGCAACATTTCTATATCAGCAATAAGTTCAGATAGTGGAACGTCGATCTCAGCAACTTCATGCATTTCAGTATAAATTTTCTGCGTTTGGTAGGCTGAATAAAGAATGACCACAAAGAGAAATGACAAAAGAATAAACGACAAGCTACTAACTTTTCGTGTCATAGAGACATTTAACCAATTCAACATAATGGATTCTTGTAAGCACTAAAAAGAAAATAAAAGAGGAGTATAGAGCACACTCTCACTCCTGATGAAAAGACATATTAGCATAATTAAATATGTCCAAAGTGAGGATATAAAAGCAAAAATGGCGATAAGTATTAACCAGTTTGAACTTGATTTCGTCCTGCTCTTTTCGCTTCATAAAGTAATACATCGGCGCGCTTCACAATGCGCTCTTGATCGTCAAAGTCTTGATACTCAGTGACGCCCAAACTAATAGTAAAAGCCGGCACCTTGTCTTCGTTTAGTGATTCAACGTTTTTACGCAATAACTCAGCTAGTTTACTCGCATTAGCAAGATGCGTATCTCTTAGCAAAATGGCAAATTCTTCACCACCAACTCTAAACAAAACATCCGTTGCCCGCAGTCGTCTTCTCAGACAATGCACCAATGATTTTAAAACACAATCGCCGACATCATGGCCATGACTGTCATTAATTTTTTTAAAATTATCCACATCCAGCATGATCAAACTAAAATAGTGTCCCCGATTAGCCAGAGCCAGCTCATCCTTAATTTGTTCATCCCATTTATGACGATTAAAAACCCCAGTTAATTTATCTCGAGTAGCCAGTTCTAGGAGTTGTGTTTCAACTTCATCGCGGTTTTCTTTTTCCAGAAACAAGCGTTCCATTAAGATTTTTAAGTCTTTTTCCAGCTCATCGAGTTCATCAGATCCTTTTTTAAGCACAATTCGCTCATTTTCTTCCGCAGAAATTGAACGGTGTAGAGAATCAATTTGACCTCGTAAAGAGCCAACTTTACGACGAAACGATAAGATAGTGTAGAGAGTCAAATAACCACCGATGGTAAAAGCCAAGAAACCTAATATGGCATTTATTATCATAAAATGATGTTCGTGCTGCCTCACCGTTGCGGCCACTTTAATGGTAATTTGATCAATATTCACAAGCAGTTTATCGGTCTCGTCGTCCAGCAAGTAATATTGTTTTTCCAATGTATCCCAAGGATGTCCAAGGCCTTCATTGGCACGCTTTAAAAATAGCGAAAATGCATTTTCAACACGGATTCTGTGTCCTTGTAAGGTTTTTATGTGTTGAATTAAGGATTGATGGTCAGCCACATTAATTCGAACACTGCCAAATTTCATTCCCATATGAAGAATGCTCATTGCCTTGTCGAGTTGTAACGCTAATTGGCGGCTAAATTCATCGAAACCTCTGACGCTGTTAGCCTGTAATGCTTTATTGGTAAAAAAGTCTTCGCCTTGCTGTCGTATGGTTTCCATTAATAAATGCTGCTTAAGCTGCAAAATTTCGACATCGGCAATGACTTGAGAAAGAGGAATATCAATCTCGGCAACCTCTTGCATTTCCTTGTAGATTTTCTGCGTTTGGTACGCTGAATAAAGAATGACTACAAAAAGAAACGACAAAAGAATAAAGGAAAGGCTCGTTATTTTTCGCGTCATTGAGAAATTTAACCAACTAAACATATAAAAAGGTCTTAGAAAATTTGCGAGGCGATACACAAGCTAAAGCTCAGTGGTAAGACAACACACCAGCAAGAATTAACCATAAGTACAAAAGTTAACATATTTTTACATTTTTTGATGCATTTAACGGCAAAGAACATGCACTTTAGCTTCTTTATAAAAAGAACCATGCGATACTGTAAAAATAACCCCGTGGTACATCAGCACTGAGCAATTTACAAAATATACTGAGTGCAATTAGGCAATCAAAAAGTAAACAAGCTTCAAATGGATAACCCCCAATGCACTATCGAATATTTGTAACGTTATTTTTTGTCCTTAGTGTATTTGTTACTACTGATGCCATGGCAGAAAAACAAGCAATCATTATTTATGATGCGGAAATGCCGAAAATAAACGATCCCTCAAAAGGCAGCTACGCCCAATTAGCTAGCCTTATTGATCAATACCGAGCCCAAACAGCAAGTACCTTTTTTATCTTTGGT
Protein-coding sequences here:
- a CDS encoding amidase family protein — translated: MEACDLNAAEARRLMGTKSLSVMELTQSCISRMQAVNHAVNAIVACDPDSLMAQAKLAQRVIDKGEPLGVLHGLPLSVKDMVDLKGFPTTFGSTIYKDNMATSDDPMVAQLRLAGALPLGKANNPEWSAGGNTRNAVYGATVNPFDVTRSAAGSSGGSAVALACGMTPLATGSDTGGSLRNPAAFCGVVGFRPSPGVVPGHSRPIGLIPLPTNGPMARSVEDIGLMLSQMIRPDRRDPWVSVVEGCGQHNADAYRHLPDFDLSSAKVAVTHDFGFAMTEKLIKESFQEKIDKFASVFAQCDKAHPNCDHADHIFAVLRALNFSGHHRDLSHQYPDQMGPNILMNIEEGESYSALDVVSALNKQTVMYRAWQVFFEEYDFILAPTTTISPRDWHELYPEQIDGQPTQSYYHWLSMAYASTLTGHPSVTLPVGRDKNNMPFGLQIIGRRGDDLSTLAFAKSLETLLEKTPDLARPRVDIAMLSGLPALKNADGFMGF
- a CDS encoding N(5)-(carboxyethyl)ornithine synthase, whose product is MSQLTFGVIGTSRKTDERRYPIHPEHLGRIPEYLRHCLIFEEGYGTAFNISDDEIAAQTGGIATRHEILADIGAVIIAKPVLADLEELREGGILWGYVHCVQQREITQAALDRKLTLIAFEDMFVWSPTGQVGRHTFYKNNEMAGYCAVIHALQLKGIDGHYGNQRKVIIFSFGAVSRGAIYALKAHGFRDITICIQRPDHEVREEVLDCHYVKIREGQKGEARMVVVEHDGTTRPLTELIGETDIIVNGTFQETDHPTNFIIESEAESLKPNCLIIDVSCDEGMGFFFAKPTSFQEPMFQYNTIDYYAVDHTPSYLWESATRSISAALIVYLENVLEGREHWQQNETIRRAINIDEGVIKNPLILSFQHREMTSPYATLKT
- a CDS encoding D-serine ammonia-lyase, with the protein product MTNYISSPVVPSLVALQELTWFNPKKVGFDDVQTTLSLQMSDILEASDRLTRFAPYLAQVFPETAATNGIIESELKAIPVMQQALLEEAEGRLSGRLLLKCDNQLPIAGSIKARGGIYEVLLHAERLALANGLLQTSDDYRILDSTSFRDLYSKHQIVVGSTGNLGLSIGIMSAKLGFDVTVHMSSDAREWKKALLKSKGVNVVEHSADYGVAVEQGRQEAQQKDTAYFIDDEDSTSLFLGYSVAALRLQKQLVEQGILVDSEHPLFVYLPCGVGGAPGGITFGLKQVFGDHVHCFFAEPTHSPCMLLGMETGLHNAISVQELGIDNLTCADGLAVGRPSAFVGPMMDSLLSGVYTVSDSTMYRHLAMLVDSENIPVEPSAAAGFSGVLRILSEGRDYQTTHQLEDKMSQATHIIWATGGDMVPKEERAMYYQQGKAFI
- a CDS encoding DNA alkylation repair protein; the encoded protein is MAEPFKNLFNVNVITSMAEHFKRHWQEFNMQSFIDTASHQLDTLELKARSQQITAAMSQYLPRDFEQAGHILLNSLAPESDEEQTLDDGIAGWAIMPMTDYVAIRGLAHHDFSMTLLNAMTRRFTAEFSIRFFLLDSPDETLKILKSWLKDDNKHVRRLISEGTRPRLPWAMQLPSFIQNPAPVIELLEDLKDDPEEYVRRSVANNLNDIAKDHPELVADIAKTWMQDADANRQKLIRHACRTLLKQGNRKVLEVFGYAPPQLSNIKLEIQDKQVRLNSHLEFSLLIESTSKHNQSLMIDYVIHHQKKNGKTAPKVFKWKKVVLPAGKNLSMSKQHLFKPVTTRVYYDGLHEVEILINGQFIAKDSFCLSTLSSEK
- a CDS encoding GGDEF domain-containing protein, which codes for MLNWLNVSMTRKVSSLSFILLSFLFVVILYSAYQTQKIYTEMHEVAEIDVPLSELIADIEMLQLKQHILVETIRQQGQAFFDNESLRTKSVEGFNNFSQELAVGLDKAISILHNGMQYGSVRIKQSDHQSLIQKVNTLHSHRLSFEKLFSHLIKQGRESFQSNWGALEKQDILLDTQTDHFLADIDQLTQQVAATVEKQERNFMIINALLGVSAFAIGGYLTLYTILTFRRKVGSLRGQIETLHRSISLDGGKVTTRHRGLDELDELEKDLKLLMGRFSMERENRDEVETQLIELATRDKLTGAYNRHKWDEQIKDELALAKRGHHFSLILLDVDHFKKINDSYGHDIGDNVLKLLVKILRQRLRETDVLFRIGGEEFAVLLRNTHLADATVLAEELRAKIDSFYKDNVPHFTISLGVTEYRDADDQKLIVKRADVLLYKAKGTGRNTVVSG
- a CDS encoding GGDEF domain-containing protein, with product MTRKITSLSFILLSFLFVVILYSAYQTQKIYKEMQEVAEIDIPLSQVIADVEILQLKQHLLMETIRQQGEDFFTNKALQANSVRGFDEFSRQLALQLDKAMSILHMGMKFGSVRINVADHQSLIQHIKTLQGHRIRVENAFSLFLKRANEGLGHPWDTLEKQYYLLDDETDKLLVNIDQITIKVAATVRQHEHHFMIINAILGFLAFTIGGYLTLYTILSFRRKVGSLRGQIDSLHRSISAEENERIVLKKGSDELDELEKDLKILMERLFLEKENRDEVETQLLELATRDKLTGVFNRHKWDEQIKDELALANRGHYFSLIMLDVDNFKKINDSHGHDVGDCVLKSLVHCLRRRLRATDVLFRVGGEEFAILLRDTHLANASKLAELLRKNVESLNEDKVPAFTISLGVTEYQDFDDQERIVKRADVLLYEAKRAGRNQVQTG